From one Anopheles bellator chromosome 1, idAnoBellAS_SP24_06.2, whole genome shotgun sequence genomic stretch:
- the LOC131215108 gene encoding spondin-1-like, whose product MRSVQKRPPYRHSGHTLAALIFLALQLLLLDGGHVARALRCDRSPEGSGANKSPADGRFRLRISGNPEKYVPGESYTISLVGIRSMQVPHKFSGFFLAAEKDFSLGRPDVAQAAQGVHNVGTFQLLGDPLTKFSERCPNAVTQTNSLPKSEIQVNWVAPPAGSGCVAIRATVVEHRDVWYMDDGPLSKIFCEDEADSVDTQPPVLKECCACDEAKYELTFEGLWSRHTHPKDFPSNGWLTRFSDVIGASHTVDYRFWEYGQVASEGLKQVAEHGSTRMLESELKNQVPS is encoded by the exons ATGAGGTCAGTACAGAAGCGACCCCCCTATCGGCACTCGGGCCACACGCTGGCGGCCCTGATCTTCCTGGcgctccagctgctgctgctcgacggAGGTCACGTCGCCCGGGCACTTCGCTGCGACCGATCGCCGGAAGGGTCCGGCGCAAACAAATCGcccgccgatggccgattcCGGCTGCGGATCTCCGGCAACCCGGAGAAGTACGTCCCGGGAGAATCGTACACCA TAAGCCTCGTCGGCATCCGGTCGATGCAGGTACCGCACAAATTTTCCGGCTTCTTCCTGGCGGCGGAGAAGGACTTTTCGCTCGGGCGGCCCGACGTGGCGCAGGCGGCGCAGGGCGTCCACAACGTCGGCACCTTCCAGCTGCTGGGCGATCCGCTCACCAAGTTCAGCGAGCGGTGCCCGAACGCGGTCACGCAGACCAACTCGCTGCCGAAGAGCGAGATCCAGGTGAACTGGGTGGCGCCACCGGCCGGGAGCGGTTGCGTCGCCATCCGGGCGACGGTCGTCGAGCACCGGGACGTCTGGTACATGGACGACGGGCCGCTGAGCAAGATCTTCTGCGAGGACGAGGCCGACTCGGTCGACACGCAGCCGCCGGTGCTGAAGGAGTGTTgcgcctgcgacgaggccaAGTACGAGCTAACGTTCGAGGGCCTGTGGTCACGGCACACGCACCCCAAGGATTTCCCGTCGAACGGGTGGCTCACGCGGTTCAGCGACGTGATCGGTGCGTCCCACACGGTCGACTACCGGTTCTGGGAGTACGGGCAGGTGGCCAGCGAGGGCCTCAAGCAGGTCGCCGAACACGGCTCCACCCGGATGCTGGAGAGTGAGCTCAAGAATCAG GTTCCTAGTTGA